A region of the Cannabis sativa cultivar Pink pepper isolate KNU-18-1 chromosome 3, ASM2916894v1, whole genome shotgun sequence genome:
CCTTTCCTAAAAGTCCAACTTTACACAGCACAGCTTAGAAAGCTGTTGAAAGAGCAAGCAGCTTTTTTTGAGTGCATCATAAAGAAAAGAAGAACCAAAATCTAAGTGCGGAAACCCTCAATTATAAAAGTGCAGCATGATACAGAGCTTTTATCAAGCTGGtaaaagatcaatctttgaGTTCAGAAACCACTTTTCTATTTCTCTTTTTGGATTTTAGTCATTAGCTGTGAGCATCTTCCAAAACTGGGAATATATTCTTGTGCTTTATACTTCATAATTAATGTCTCTGCACTCAAATCATGTCTGTTAAGATTATTACACTATTATGAAGGACTATTTGGTTAAGAAACTTTCTTCCTTACTACACTAGCAAACCCAAGCCCATTTACATACCTCACGAGGAAAAGTGTGGAAGTAAGTActtttattttgaataaataacACATTTTTCTTTCCAAGACTTTTGTAGGATTTTGTTAATGAACTTTTTTCTTTCtgatattttctttgaaaaaattccaCCAAACTATTACAATAGTTTCAAATGTCCCCATATCGAAAATTCATACAAAAAGTAGCCATAACTCCATTTATTCTATGTTTGGTGTGattaaatcttcaaaaaaaaaaaaattacaaaaaaaaaactgtggGTGTTTTATCCTGTGTTTTGTCCTACATTGctaatattttatgaaatttataTTATGCTATATTTGAGTGGCATCAAatctatccaaaaaaaaaaaaaaaaaaaactgtttcacATTGCTCATCATTTTGTTGATGTTTGgtgtgattaaaaaaaaaaatcctatttattcatttttttcctataataatcataataaaactctggttcaaaaaaaaaaaaaaagagaatcataataaattaagataaatagcactaatttttattagataAATTAGTACAAAAACGGTAATAATGCTTATCACCAAGGTTTTGAGGTAGTGACAAGTTCTCTTTCAAAAAAATAGAGTAGTGACAAGTTGACATTGAATATGTGGGGTCCACGACCACGTCCACACCAATGAAGTAAATAAAACCTGCAAAACTTGGCCAAAACTCCATGTGGATATAACAATATGAGTTAGGCACATTTGCACGTGTAAACTAGAAGGTGGTGAACTATATAGCTTTCTCAAAGAATATTTATGTCTCTAAACTAAACCctaataaattacatataagTATAGTTGGATTGGAAGTGTTCAAGGCCACGTATTGAACACAATGAATGGACTTTTGTTGGTCCAATTAATAGAATAGAAAAGTTAAATTAAGTAAACTTTGGCAGTAGCCAACTCAAGTTTGAACCCAACAAAGTACTCATCTTCTTCCTCTAGACATGTCTACCACATCTAATTATATTTAGAATAACTCACTTTCTAAGATGTCATCATTAGAAAAAAACCGATGTATATTAtacttttttagtcaaatttaaaGAGAAATGTAGAAGTTAGTCAGAGTATCCAAAGGTGCTTAAATTATTCCAATTTGGtaatattcaaatttcaaaacatATAATAAAGCATAGAAATTTGAATACAAATTAGTcagaaataataaatattaaacacAGGTAACCATGAGGAGTGACACGGTGAGTTATATgaacatatatattaaatattattattattaacactATATAGAGATTCTCTCTTGCAATTACAAATGTgaaaaatatcaatatattcTTGAATCtttttcaccaaaaaaaaaaaaaaaagatttatatGTCTACTCATTTGTAAATCTATATCGAGTTTTTGTGGACTTAATATATCTAAAAAAAAGAACTAGgagaaacaaataataataaagaaaaagtgaaaaattaattttaattttaatcacaaaCAGTTGGTGAGCATGAATTTATGATACCCAACCTTGTGTTTTTCCAGAAAATCAACTCGGGATCGAGCTTCTCACCAGTTCTGGCCGGTTCTGATTTACACCTTGTTAGTATGAGGGGTCGTTCGAACCCTGCAACTTCCTCTGTTTtcgattcttcttcttctaatacTACTTTTTCATTCTCTGTGTTTGCCGACTCGTAAACTATTTTCTCAGTTGAGGTTGTTGACTCGTCAACTTCTTGGGAAAGCTCGAACTTTTCTTCAATCTCCGTCTGTCTTGATTCAAAAGACTCCAATTTTGAGATGGGTTTTTCTTCATTCGAACAATCTTCTTCTCTGTCTTGGTCTTCATCGTCATCGTCTACTTCTTCGGGTTCTTGCTCTGTTTTTTCAGACTTTAATGGCGAACCCCAGAATCTAGAAGCTAAAGAAGAAGATCTATAGGGAGCAGATCTACAACGAGTCAAAAGGAAAGCATTCTTAGGTGGAGTGGTAGAACAAGTAGTAGTAGTTGTAGCAGTAGTAGTAGTAGCACTAGCAAATATCTTagcttctctttcttcttcgtcTGAATCTTGACTCTTCACATCGAATCTCGAACCAATCTTACAGGTTTCTTCTCTACTCACAACCTTTCTTCGAAAACTAGCTTGAAAAAACGAACACCACTTGCTCCAAACTGAACTACACAACTTGGGTCTGAATTTCTCTGCACAATAATGGTGGCAAAACAGAGCTCTCGGAATCCATCTACACCGGCAACAAACCGAGTCCTCCACCTTCGCCGGAGCTGACCCAGTCCGGCGAGGCTTGGTGGGTTTCTTTTGTTTGGAAGACCTTCTGACTCGAACTTGGCCCATGCATGTAACTTTAGGAGAAGAAGGCTCTTGAGTTTCAATGGCGGAAGAAGGGTTCTTCTTCCTAACAAACATTGGACTCGCACGTGACCTTCCTCTGCTTTTGCTTCCCACATTGGTTCTTAGAAACCTCATCAATGGAGGTGGGAACTTCTCGGTTCGACCCGGACTGGATATAGGTTTGGTGGATAACTTCATCTTCAACTTCCAAACTCTCCAAAAATCCAAACTTTCTTACTTTCTCTCTCTGTGATTATGGTTTGAGCTTTTCTGTCTCTATGGATTAACAGAGAAGAtatgaagaagagaaagaagataTGGATGGTGGTCCTTTAGGGGGTTTTGTTTGTTTatgttttcttaatttttttttttttttgaaaaaaataataatttaataaaaaaataaataaataatttatctttACACGGATGGGTGAATCGACTGTGAAGATTTTCTATTTTTCGAGGTGGTGTTTAGTGTAGTTTTAGTAGTCTTTGCAGGGTTGTATTTGGCTGGTTGTGCTCTGGTGGTCAGTCAattttttatactattttttaggGACTTTGTtgtttctaaataaaataataataaaaaaatttactgaAAATTGGGTGGCAAaagtaaaaagaaaatgaagaatTGAAATTTGCCATTGTGTTATGGAGaactagaatatttttttttagggaGAAGTAGAATAGTTGAATTGGTGAAGTTTGCAAGATAAGGCAAAGTGCAAAGTGTTTGGCTTGTCCACTCAAAGTTACTCAACCATTCATGAATCATGATTGGATGGTGATTGATTtaaacttttgttttttttttttccctattgTGGTTGatgcaactttttttttttttttgctaaatgtTGATGCAACTTTTTAATGTAGACATATTGAAACATTGACAAACAAACAATTTTCttactatttgtttttttatttttattaacaaaatgaattttgaaaaaaaaaacaatatggaGAAAGTGAAATATAAGAGTCAATTactatataatttttatgaccGAATATTTTTTCAggtcaatattattattttatagtttctGATATTTCAATTTACGgtatatgttaaaaaaattcaaacttaTTTCCAACgctataaaatattcaaaaaatgtcaaaaatttacaagaatAATATTGTAACTATAACTAACATCATCGTTAAATTATTTCaccatgtatttttttttttttttggaaagaaaTTTCAACATGTATTTAGAAGGTTTAGAGTAGTACTCTTCACTCATACAGTTAGGTCTTGGTTGCTCATTTATTATATATCCTCTGAAAAATCAGGGTCAGTCAATTAagattttaatgaaatttatCACATAAACTAGTCCATAGTACAATAGGAAAAAccattaccaaaaaaaaaaaatctgtgtGCTTTTATGTTTGAATGGTAGTTTGTTGCAACTGTTTGCAGGTGTACTTATAAAtatcattaaattaataataatagtaaaagagtataaatttggtaatttaaGTGTGCAGTTATAAATCGAGCAAAAAAAAGTGACTATGGTTAACTGTCATTAAATTTGATgccaacaaatttttaaaagagCTTCTGCCTAAAACCACCATTATTAttctataatataaaatagagaaatttgGAGGTTTTAATGTAtcaattccataaataaaaacttgggtggcgtttggttggaggtaattaaatggaatggaatggaaaggaaacaattttcattccattcttttgtttggttgcattttaaagtattggaatggcattccaatggaatgctctttccaccattttggtggaatgactattccattttaaaaaggaaggaatgaccattccaatgtaacaagaataaaaatttaattatttttttatcaatattttttatgcattttaaattttattccattccattcctattcttattcccatttccattcctattcctatattttcattcctcccaaccaaacgcctccttGGTACTTTGGTAGATTGCCGACCTCATAATTGAAGGGTCACACTAGTCAAATCACTACTAGGTACTAACTTCCTAGACCTTACTTTACAGTAGTTTTTCCTATACATTTGGACTACTTCGTCAGCCTCATCATCTTCatctacattttttattttgtctCTAAATAACTTTATGTATATAGAACCTAAACCTATGTAAGATATTACGAAAATTCAAACCAAATCCTTTGCGGAATTTCCCCAACAAATATAGCTCCATAATTTACATTGATGATTGGGGTTTGCCAAAAACATTACATATGTATGTGCCATCTTTATCATATCAGATTATGGCGATACTGCACTATTCCAAAAAGAGTTTTTGTGCTTCTTCTATCAATATAATACAACAAAAAAGGAACAATTACAGGTTTATAATTTCCAGCAAAAAATCATACATCTGGGTCAGTGGGGTCATCATCCCCACCATTTTTATAGATTTGGGAAAGAAAGAAAACCCCTGACCCACTTGGTAGGCACCACCTTTCCCTCTCAAGTCTCATCTGTCCCAACTCCAAGGGCACATTCAACCACCAGAGCACTATATGAATTTATTACTGAACACTTACCCTGCTAAAATTCAAATCCAAACAGATAGATAGTTTCTGAGTAATAATATATAGTTATTTGATAGTGTTTAAGTGGGCTAGGCTACTGAGCTGTATTCTATGACCCAACAAGGAAACAAAAAAGTCAACTTAGATTTCAGCCTTCCTTTCTGCCTTTCTGGCATAATTATATTAAACCAAGATCCGGGCAAGGGCCACATTGCCAAGTCAATTTAGGATCACTTTGTTAACAGGGTTTTAGCTCTAGACACTAGGCCATTAAATAAAGTAATCCGTAAACTGTAATATAATATTGCTGGTGCAGAATGCAAGAAGAAATATGAGACTTCAAGAccctttctttttcattttttttttgttgttggcCTAACATTGCTGCACAGACTTGAAACTCTAAATGGACCCACACCAGACAATAGAATATGCCTGGAATCTATTATTTCTCAATAGAATAGAATTTGTGATTACCTTTGTGCCCACTTATGAAATAACGTCATATTTCATGATATTTGAATCAAGAGGTCTTTTCATCCCAACTCCAGGTTCTTTTAACTCAGATCCAACCTTCTTGTAATTCCAATCAAGGGCCTGCTCTTGTTCATCTTCTACCTCGGTTTCATCAtctgggaagaagagaaaaaaaaagggtaatAAAGAAGTCTTTATGTCAGATTAAGTTCCATAGCTGcagcaattaatatatatatataatatttatagcacccaaaaaaaaaaaaacacaacagAGCCTTTTGAGAAAAGTCCTGCCTGAGAAAGATGAAATAGAGAACTGTGTAAGGCGCTTAACACAGTCCTTCAGTGTTTGGAGCTCAGCCTCTTTCTCATGAAGTTTGCTTTGGGCCACATGCAATTCAGATTCCAGCTCCTCTATTTGGTTTTCCTGTCGTTCAATGAGCAAATGACAAAGTTTTTGATCAAGCTCTACTGGCAGAATTCCATAATCTTGTCTCTCTTGTTCAGCAGGGAACCGTTGAGCTGAAACTTCGGTCTGTACAAAATTTCTAACATCAAAATGACATGATGTTCTAAGTTGGAAACACAAATGTCTGAAAGACATGAATTAACAAAAGCATAAGCCATTTCTTTTCATTTCATTGGTAAGCTATTAATGCTACTCCTGCTCTGTTCACCACATTCACATTTTCCTAAAAACTAAAggggttattttatttattattatttatttatgttgtgaAAGATAAAGGCTTCATTCTGAAAACTGTAGTTTCTATCAGATCacaacaagaaaaataaaattaaaaaaatccacGTGTCAAGAATCCACATAGAAGCACACAGCATTAATAGCTCATTTAAGTTACATGGCTAGTTTAAATTGTTGGTGAAGATGACAGCATGGCACTAGTAATGTTGAAGAAAAAGCTTTAAAATGTATTATGTAATCAATGAAGGTAAAAGAAATTGAGCATAGAAGGGTACCCAAAAGCTCACCTTGACCAAATCTACTGAACACTCTATGTCAGAAGCTTCTATAGTGCACCATGGCAGTTTTTGTAGTTCAGATTCAAGCTCCTTTTCCAGTTGATCCATTTCCTGCACCCCTTGCCCAGGCTCTTCTGTAAGAGCACTACTTCCACATTCACCATCAATTATCACAGGACTGAAGTTGTTGATGTTACTAGAACCAAGTTGTTCATTTCTCCTTGACTTGTTAAGGTCTGCGTGAAAATCATTGTGGTTTGAAATGACCTCACATGCATTACATGTAACATCAAGAATTGGAGaaactttccttttataaatCTCTGTTTTTAACTCTTCGACAACCTTTGCCGTCTCACTCATTGCTGTATTTAGTTTACTGAACTCGCCTTTGCCAGCTGACATCATGTACATTATCCCAACCCCAAGTCCCCATCCAAATAAGGAGGTATCTGAAGAAACAAACACAACAAGaaacaaaaaatgaaaagtttaaACTAACAAATTCAGAAGTAACTTGTTAGAAATACCAATACCAAGTACCCCAAGACTGAAAGTACACATACATGCATTCAGGAAAGTTCATTACTCATACATAATTTCTCTCTgagaaaattgtatccttattGAGTTATTTTGAGCTTAAGCACTTTTGATTTGATAAAGCTATACAAATTATCCTTTAGCAAATTCAATACCGGTAGTAAGCTTAACCATGAACCAGCCCAACGACAAAACCTATAAACATATCACATAAACATCAACATATTTAAGTACTTTAACTTGTGCTTCTTCCTCTTTTTCTCAAAAAgcttcaaattattataaaatttgaacCGATCTCTAGTCGAAAAACAAAACATTTTGGGTTTATTAATTTCAATTGATAAAAGAAACTAATCAATTATTCAGTAAAATACTTCAGACTTCAATTTTACTCTCTAAACAAAAATTTACTCTCAAACCAAACAAGGATGGAAGCAGAGAAAAGGGCATCTAACCATTAGAGGAAGAACAGGTTTCGTTCTTTCCAGCTACTTTTTTGGTAGTCTTCCTTCTCTTTAAGCAAACACCAAACCTCCTCACACTCCTCCTCTGCTCCAATCCATCAGATCTCTCAAACCCAACTCCTTTCTTCAACTGACGACCCAAAACCCTTCTTTTCTTAGTCAAATTCTTCGAAGCAACCCGACCCCCATTCACCTCCGTACTGGAAAACCTAAAGATCCCATCCTCACATTCACAAGCGCTTGCATGAGACAAACCCCGATGACTTGAAGACCCCAAAAACCTGATTCCATGGCTGTCGTCCTCTTCCTCCTCGTGATCGAGAAGACTTGTTGGTTTCTTTTTCTCGGCGGCGGCGGCGGCGGCAGTGGGATCAGGGGTCGGCTTGAAGAGGTGTTTGGCGACTAAGCCTGTGGATCCAGCCACGGCGGCGGCCAAGAGAGCTTGCCACATTCGGGATATGGAGTCTAGGAGTAAGCAATGAGGCTATGCTATGGTGCTtctaactctctctctctacattCAATGTGATTGAAGATTTGAATTTTGCAGTGTCTCACCTACCTTCGAGTTTCATCACTCtggtctctctctctcactcactCACATGCTTCCCGCTTTCATacgatatttttttatatttgaagTTAATATTATATTGGCCCCAAAATTATGACTAAATTTCACTATTATCTATATAATTTGAAAAGTTTCTATTTTGACACTGACTCTAGTGtcaagtcttttttttttctttaaggaAACACAAACACTCATCACTCTTTCcttttctctatttttcttttaacatttttttgttAGCAATTAAATTGTATCTTTCTAAACTTtctggtttttcaaaaaaagaaaaaataaataaactttttgtaaagcaACCTATTTGTCTCCTTTACAACCTGCTTGTCTCCAATTCTGTTTCATTTCCACATAAATGATATTTGAcatcatttttaattttctctgTTCTTTTTGCTTTCGAACTTTAGATGTATCAAAATGACATTTAGGAAGCTCCAAAATGAGTGCTCAGTGCATAGATTGGCAAATGACCTAGTGTGTTGGGCTTCGCTTATCCGATTCTGATTCCATTTCGATCGTCCGtctagtttttcaaattaactaAGATTCATGAAGTCAGAAAAGTCAAATTAACAACTTCACATTTGTTATTTCCAACATGGGAAACTCACTCGAAAATGAAGAGTTtcaattctctcatttttacaaaacaacAACATCTTTGACAACTGGTGACCAACTTCGTCAGAATACAAAAACAGACTAAGTGATatcaaaatatcacttaggaAT
Encoded here:
- the LOC115711558 gene encoding uncharacterized protein LOC115711558 is translated as MKLSTKPISSPGRTEKFPPPLMRFLRTNVGSKSRGRSRASPMFVRKKNPSSAIETQEPSSPKVTCMGQVRVRRSSKQKKPTKPRRTGSAPAKVEDSVCCRCRWIPRALFCHHYCAEKFRPKLCSSVWSKWCSFFQASFRRKVVSREETCKIGSRFDVKSQDSDEEEREAKIFASATTTTATTTTTCSTTPPKNAFLLTRCRSAPYRSSSLASRFWGSPLKSEKTEQEPEEVDDDDEDQDREEDCSNEEKPISKLESFESRQTEIEEKFELSQEVDESTTSTEKIVYESANTENEKVVLEEEESKTEEVAGFERPLILTRCKSEPARTGEKLDPELIFWKNTRLGIINSCSPTVCD
- the LOC115710021 gene encoding uncharacterized protein LOC115710021 isoform X2 encodes the protein MWQALLAAAVAGSTGLVAKHLFKPTPDPTAAAAAAEKKKPTSLLDHEEEEDDSHGIRFLGSSSHRGLSHASACECEDGIFRFSSTEVNGGRVASKNLTKKRRVLGRQLKKGVGFERSDGLEQRRSVRRFGVCLKRRKTTKKVAGKNETCSSSNDTSLFGWGLGVGIMYMMSAGKGEFSKLNTAMSETAKVVEELKTEIYKRKVSPILDVTCNACEVISNHNDFHADLNKSRRNEQLGSSNINNFSPVIIDGECGSSALTEEPGQGVQEMDQLEKELESELQKLPWCTIEASDIECSVDLVKENQIEELESELHVAQSKLHEKEAELQTLKDCVKRLTQFSISSFSDDETEVEDEQEQALDWNYKKVGSELKEPGVGMKRPLDSNIMKYDVIS
- the LOC115710021 gene encoding protein POLAR LOCALIZATION DURING ASYMMETRIC DIVISION AND REDISTRIBUTION isoform X1 is translated as MWQALLAAAVAGSTGLVAKHLFKPTPDPTAAAAAAEKKKPTSLLDHEEEEDDSHGIRFLGSSSHRGLSHASACECEDGIFRFSSTEVNGGRVASKNLTKKRRVLGRQLKKGVGFERSDGLEQRRSVRRFGVCLKRRKTTKKVAGKNETCSSSNDTSLFGWGLGVGIMYMMSAGKGEFSKLNTAMSETAKVVEELKTEIYKRKVSPILDVTCNACEVISNHNDFHADLNKSRRNEQLGSSNINNFSPVIIDGECGSSALTEEPGQGVQEMDQLEKELESELQKLPWCTIEASDIECSVDLVKTEVSAQRFPAEQERQDYGILPVELDQKLCHLLIERQENQIEELESELHVAQSKLHEKEAELQTLKDCVKRLTQFSISSFSDDETEVEDEQEQALDWNYKKVGSELKEPGVGMKRPLDSNIMKYDVIS